A genome region from Balneolaceae bacterium includes the following:
- a CDS encoding ATP-binding protein, which translates to MKKNPFQRSSRLAFRSAGWSSLALGAAAALGLYLVDSYSPVQALGGGLACLLFAFGVIYLVIYYVQFSRLEILNRISRNIARKRFEEYGDMTTEGRDELDYLIKQSVRASKTVEREIQRLNRIENYRKEFIGDISHELKTPIFAIQGFIETLLNGAIDDDEVNRQFLKKAMRNVNRLIYLTKDLMEISKLETGELKSEVQDIYLRDVLMDVVESLQYKAQKEGVEISVEEIDKNILVSADRNQIKQVLINLIENAIKYNREGGAVTVGAKPWSKNDNRVLVYVEDTGIGIEQKFINRVTERFFRVDKSRSREKGGTGLGLAIVKHIMEAHGEEFFIESTPNVGSTFSFTLTRVERTQVAV; encoded by the coding sequence ATGAAAAAAAATCCCTTCCAGCGCAGTTCCCGGCTAGCCTTCCGCAGCGCCGGCTGGAGTTCCCTCGCCCTGGGCGCCGCGGCGGCTCTCGGACTCTACCTGGTGGACAGCTATTCCCCCGTCCAGGCACTGGGAGGGGGCCTAGCCTGCCTGCTGTTCGCTTTCGGAGTGATCTACCTTGTAATCTACTACGTGCAGTTCTCCAGACTGGAGATCCTCAATCGCATCTCACGCAACATCGCCCGCAAGCGCTTCGAGGAGTACGGCGACATGACTACAGAAGGCAGGGATGAACTGGACTACCTCATCAAGCAGTCGGTCCGCGCCAGCAAAACGGTTGAGCGGGAGATCCAGCGCCTGAACCGCATCGAAAACTACCGCAAGGAGTTTATTGGCGACATTTCTCACGAGCTGAAAACGCCCATATTCGCCATCCAGGGATTTATCGAAACCCTACTGAACGGGGCCATCGACGACGACGAGGTGAACCGGCAGTTTCTCAAGAAAGCCATGCGCAACGTGAACCGACTCATCTATCTCACCAAAGACCTTATGGAGATCTCCAAGCTTGAGACAGGCGAACTCAAGTCGGAGGTACAGGATATTTATCTGCGAGATGTACTCATGGATGTGGTAGAAAGCCTGCAATACAAGGCACAAAAGGAGGGCGTGGAGATCTCGGTCGAGGAGATCGACAAAAACATTCTGGTGAGCGCCGACCGCAACCAGATCAAGCAGGTACTCATCAACCTGATCGAAAACGCCATTAAATATAACAGGGAAGGAGGGGCCGTAACGGTCGGGGCCAAGCCTTGGTCGAAGAACGATAACCGCGTGCTGGTTTATGTTGAGGATACCGGAATCGGTATCGAACAAAAGTTCATCAACCGCGTCACCGAACGCTTTTTCCGGGTGGACAAGTCCCGATCTCGAGAAAAGGGGGGGACCGGACTTGGACTGGCCATCGTCAAGCACATTATGGAAGCCCATGGGGAAGAGTTTTTCATCGAAAGCACACCCAACGTTGGCTCCACCTTCAGCTTCACCCTTACCCGCGTGGAGCGTACACAGGTAGCCGTATAG
- the ruvA gene encoding Holliday junction branch migration protein RuvA — translation MIAYLKGTVHLKESNRLILDVRNVGYELEISSQTLESLPEAGEVADLLVHTHVTDNDLRLFGFHTQEEKDLFELLVTVKGVGPKLGLTILSGLPADRITSAIVQQDKGTLSQISGIGKKTAERMILELKDKIAEFATDPLPDGSVAPSGGLQEEAVSALESLGFKKKDAEKAVAAAARDNGGADDVKELVKRALAQSKR, via the coding sequence ATGATCGCATACCTTAAAGGTACAGTACACTTGAAGGAGAGCAACCGGCTCATCCTGGACGTACGCAACGTGGGCTACGAGCTGGAAATTTCCAGCCAGACCCTGGAGAGCCTTCCTGAGGCTGGCGAGGTGGCCGACCTCCTTGTGCACACCCATGTAACCGACAACGATCTGCGCCTGTTTGGCTTCCATACGCAGGAAGAGAAGGACCTCTTCGAGCTGCTTGTCACCGTGAAGGGTGTGGGGCCCAAGCTTGGACTCACCATCCTTTCCGGGCTGCCGGCCGACCGGATCACCTCCGCCATCGTCCAGCAGGACAAGGGCACCCTCTCCCAGATCAGCGGCATCGGCAAGAAAACCGCCGAGCGCATGATCCTGGAGCTGAAGGACAAAATCGCCGAGTTTGCCACCGATCCCCTCCCCGATGGAAGCGTCGCGCCGTCGGGTGGACTGCAGGAGGAGGCCGTCTCCGCCCTGGAATCGCTGGGTTTCAAGAAAAAGGATGCAGAAAAGGCGGTCGCGGCCGCCGCCAGGGACAACGGGGGCGCTGATGACGTAAAGGAACTGGTCAAAAGGGCCCTCGCACAGTCCAAGAGATAA
- a CDS encoding glycosyltransferase — protein MDKPSVSVILPVYNAAGTLDEAVESICSQSLQDWELVAVDDGSTDGSAEKLRQWAGRDPRIRPLFREHRGIVPSLNDGVEAARAPLLARMDGDDRSMPRRLELQKKLLDRSPDTGLASCLVRHLGEEEETAGYARHVRWINSLTGHDEIARSRFIESPLAHPSVMFRAGTLRKYGGYRDGDFPEDYELWLRWLEAGVRMQKVEQELLLWRDEPGRLSRTDARYAFEAFYRIKAGYLARWLKRNNPRHPEVVIWGAGRTTRKRAELLCPHGVEITHYVDIDPNKIGNTVHGRPVWSPDDLPNPGRRFVVSYVGRHGANSMIRKDLTTRGYREVDDFIFAA, from the coding sequence ATGGACAAACCATCCGTATCGGTCATACTCCCGGTCTACAACGCCGCCGGCACCCTGGACGAAGCTGTGGAGAGTATCTGCTCGCAGAGCCTGCAAGACTGGGAGCTGGTGGCGGTGGACGACGGTTCCACCGACGGATCGGCGGAGAAACTGCGGCAGTGGGCCGGCCGGGACCCGCGCATTCGTCCCCTCTTCCGGGAACACCGCGGGATCGTTCCCTCCCTCAATGACGGCGTGGAGGCCGCGCGTGCCCCGCTGCTGGCGCGCATGGACGGCGACGACCGCTCAATGCCCCGACGACTTGAACTGCAGAAAAAGCTTCTGGACCGCAGCCCGGACACCGGTCTGGCCTCCTGCCTGGTCCGCCACCTGGGCGAGGAGGAGGAGACCGCCGGTTATGCGCGCCATGTGCGCTGGATCAACTCCCTGACCGGACACGATGAGATCGCGCGCAGCCGCTTTATCGAGTCGCCGCTGGCGCACCCTTCCGTCATGTTCCGAGCCGGGACCCTCCGCAAATATGGGGGCTACCGAGACGGGGACTTCCCCGAGGACTACGAACTCTGGCTGCGCTGGCTGGAGGCAGGCGTGCGCATGCAGAAGGTTGAGCAGGAGCTGCTACTCTGGAGGGACGAGCCTGGCCGCCTCTCCCGCACCGACGCCCGCTACGCATTCGAGGCTTTTTACCGGATCAAGGCAGGCTATCTTGCACGCTGGCTGAAACGCAATAATCCCCGCCACCCCGAGGTGGTGATCTGGGGCGCGGGCCGCACCACCCGCAAACGGGCGGAGCTTCTCTGCCCGCACGGAGTGGAGATCACTCACTACGTGGACATCGATCCCAACAAGATCGGGAATACGGTCCACGGCCGTCCGGTTTGGTCCCCCGATGACCTGCCGAACCCCGGCCGCCGCTTCGTGGTCTCCTACGTGGGCCGCCACGGAGCCAACAGTATGATCCGCAAAGACCTCACCACCCGCGGCTACCGGGAGGTAGACGACTTTATTTTTGCGGCCTGA
- a CDS encoding ankyrin repeat domain-containing protein, with product MNTIKGFFLAALLLIPALAMGWQQTGDEDFTLKNNLFEAIESIDYISLNLLLAEGAPVDTVDEKGNSPLMLAAKIGNPRILKIVLANEPEINHTNEAGRTALMIASEHGLVSVVESLLRHGARTGHIDGNGNTALTLASKFGYEEVVRLIQSQPVRPLLAK from the coding sequence ATGAACACAATCAAGGGATTTTTCCTTGCCGCACTTCTCCTGATCCCCGCGCTGGCCATGGGCTGGCAGCAGACCGGAGACGAAGATTTCACCCTGAAAAATAATCTATTCGAAGCCATAGAGAGTATTGACTACATCAGTCTCAATCTCCTGCTGGCCGAGGGCGCCCCGGTCGATACCGTGGACGAGAAGGGCAATAGCCCCCTGATGCTGGCCGCCAAGATCGGCAACCCCCGCATCCTGAAGATCGTCCTCGCCAACGAGCCGGAGATCAACCACACCAACGAGGCGGGACGCACCGCGCTGATGATCGCATCCGAGCATGGGCTCGTTTCCGTGGTCGAATCCCTGCTTCGCCACGGCGCCCGTACCGGTCATATCGACGGAAATGGTAACACAGCCTTAACCCTGGCCTCAAAGTTTGGTTACGAGGAAGTTGTACGTTTGATCCAAAGCCAACCGGTCAGACCCCTTCTGGCCAAGTAG
- a CDS encoding PAS domain S-box protein — protein sequence METGYSEYFATDKLFDMMPGLALLADAHGRLMRVNDLFYSVLGYEKREAPEDLAALCAPGDREKWERTFAKAMEEGGAEVTLRLVTSEEGERWYRLQLQSHTGQDGKPFLLIAGSAVTHRVRAEQRLHTRQAILSSLFRNAGAGMVLMDRGGRILEVNPTFVEMFGYGEEELIGRNIDRLLAPEGESPDTGKEVTSRAGTAGSTRYRPGVVTKNGTPLAVLEDEAPVTGQEGANLCYRIYTDVTSIERSRSLAEGSAQEQKALLMKTNHRVMNNLNLATGFLQLQLYETDDSAVRQALTDTVVRIKSLAMIHDLFRNTGSRHRVDMQDYLDNLVVFLSQVRDRSGQAEVECRAKGLHMDVELAVPCVLLVNEVAGLILEQSGASAGLRIELTKEGKNFNLEMSERGGTVAVMFDKEKNETLRQEVVQALLRQLDAQVEQESERGINRLSIRFPDIRRTGGADRKWPEFGLKK from the coding sequence ATGGAGACCGGTTACAGCGAGTACTTCGCCACCGATAAACTCTTTGACATGATGCCGGGTCTGGCCCTGCTGGCTGATGCTCATGGAAGACTGATGCGTGTGAACGACTTATTTTATTCGGTGCTGGGCTACGAGAAAAGAGAGGCGCCCGAAGACCTGGCCGCCCTCTGTGCACCAGGTGACCGGGAGAAATGGGAACGTACGTTCGCCAAGGCGATGGAAGAGGGAGGAGCCGAGGTCACACTTCGCCTGGTCACGAGCGAGGAAGGTGAGCGATGGTACCGCCTGCAGCTACAATCGCATACCGGGCAAGACGGGAAACCCTTCCTGCTGATCGCCGGCAGCGCGGTGACACACCGCGTGCGTGCCGAGCAACGTCTTCATACGCGGCAGGCCATCCTTTCCTCCCTTTTTCGTAATGCGGGAGCCGGAATGGTACTGATGGATCGCGGCGGCAGGATACTGGAGGTCAACCCCACATTTGTGGAAATGTTTGGATACGGGGAGGAGGAGCTGATTGGGAGAAATATTGACCGGCTCCTGGCCCCGGAGGGCGAATCGCCGGATACGGGCAAGGAAGTTACCTCGCGCGCCGGCACAGCCGGCTCAACTCGGTATCGGCCGGGGGTGGTGACGAAGAACGGCACACCCCTGGCGGTACTCGAAGATGAAGCACCTGTCACAGGACAGGAAGGGGCCAATCTATGCTACCGAATTTATACCGACGTTACTTCCATTGAACGCAGCCGCTCGCTGGCCGAGGGCAGCGCACAGGAGCAGAAGGCGCTGCTCATGAAAACCAACCACCGGGTGATGAACAACTTGAACCTGGCCACGGGCTTCCTTCAGCTGCAGCTGTATGAGACAGATGATTCGGCGGTGCGTCAGGCTCTTACCGATACGGTAGTGCGTATCAAATCCCTGGCCATGATCCACGACCTGTTCCGGAATACCGGCTCCCGGCATAGGGTCGACATGCAGGACTATCTCGATAACCTGGTTGTTTTCCTAAGCCAGGTGAGAGACCGAAGCGGACAGGCTGAGGTGGAGTGCCGGGCCAAGGGACTGCATATGGATGTGGAGTTGGCCGTCCCCTGTGTGCTACTTGTGAACGAAGTGGCTGGCCTGATTCTGGAACAGTCAGGCGCCTCTGCCGGTCTGCGAATTGAGCTCACCAAGGAGGGGAAGAACTTCAATCTGGAAATGAGCGAAAGGGGCGGTACGGTAGCTGTGATGTTTGACAAGGAGAAAAACGAAACTCTTCGGCAAGAGGTAGTTCAAGCCTTGTTGCGCCAGCTGGACGCCCAGGTGGAGCAGGAATCGGAAAGAGGTATCAACCGCCTGTCCATCCGCTTTCCGGACATTCGGCGGACGGGTGGCGCGGACCGGAAATGGCCGGAATTCGGCCTAAAAAAATAA
- a CDS encoding glutathione peroxidase, translating into MLSFMAFATAGDRTSADSVYQFELDNIDGESTSLSTYEGKVLLIMNTASECGYTPQYEGLQAIYEKYNNRDFEVLGFPANNFGGQEPGSDEEIKQFCNVNYSVTFPMFSKISVKGDDQHPLFRFLTSADNPDFTGEINWNFEKFLIDRNGNLVHRFRSPVEPQSEELTGAIESALDS; encoded by the coding sequence ATGCTTTCTTTCATGGCCTTTGCCACCGCGGGGGACCGTACCTCCGCCGATTCGGTCTACCAGTTTGAGCTTGATAACATCGACGGTGAGTCCACCAGCCTTAGTACTTACGAAGGCAAGGTGCTTTTAATTATGAACACTGCCTCAGAGTGCGGATATACACCCCAATACGAGGGATTACAGGCCATTTACGAGAAATACAACAACAGAGACTTTGAAGTGCTGGGCTTTCCGGCCAACAATTTCGGCGGCCAGGAGCCCGGATCGGACGAAGAGATCAAGCAGTTCTGCAATGTAAACTACAGCGTCACCTTTCCCATGTTCTCCAAGATTTCGGTAAAGGGAGACGACCAGCATCCGCTGTTCCGTTTTCTGACCTCGGCCGATAATCCCGATTTCACGGGTGAAATAAATTGGAACTTTGAAAAATTCCTTATCGACAGGAACGGAAACCTGGTACATCGTTTCCGTAGCCCTGTTGAGCCCCAGAGCGAAGAATTAACCGGGGCAATAGAATCGGCCCTGGACAGTTAA
- a CDS encoding response regulator transcription factor: MSDKKTILVVDDEQDLLDLIEYNLKKEGFDVLKAEDGEEGIQVAREQSPDLVLLDIMMPKMDGMEVVEVMRDDEDLKRIPIIFLTARGDEKTEVEGLNKGGDDYITKPISTTKLISRIKAVLRRFEETEEPTNKLEVHDIEIDKDRYIVTKGEEEFQLPRKEFELLFFLASRKGKVMDRQTLLNQVWGDNIYVVDRTVDVHVRKIREKLGDHYIETVKGVGYRFKE, translated from the coding sequence GTGTCTGACAAGAAAACCATCCTGGTCGTCGACGATGAGCAGGACCTGCTTGACCTTATAGAGTACAACCTGAAAAAAGAGGGCTTTGATGTCCTGAAAGCCGAAGACGGAGAGGAGGGCATCCAGGTGGCGCGCGAGCAGTCGCCCGACCTTGTGCTGCTGGACATCATGATGCCCAAGATGGACGGAATGGAAGTAGTTGAGGTGATGCGCGACGATGAGGACCTGAAGCGTATACCCATTATCTTCCTAACCGCCCGCGGCGATGAGAAGACGGAGGTAGAAGGTCTCAACAAGGGAGGGGACGACTACATTACCAAGCCCATCAGCACCACCAAGCTCATTTCACGCATAAAAGCCGTCCTACGGCGCTTTGAAGAGACCGAAGAACCGACCAACAAGCTGGAAGTTCACGATATCGAAATTGACAAAGACCGCTACATTGTCACCAAGGGAGAGGAGGAATTTCAGCTTCCCCGCAAGGAGTTCGAACTTCTCTTCTTCCTGGCCAGCCGAAAGGGCAAGGTGATGGACCGCCAGACCCTGCTTAACCAGGTCTGGGGCGACAACATCTACGTGGTGGACCGTACGGTGGACGTGCACGTGCGTAAAATACGTGAGAAGCTGGGCGACCACTATATTGAAACCGTCAAAGGCGTAGGCTACCGTTTCAAGGAGTAA
- the ruvC gene encoding crossover junction endodeoxyribonuclease RuvC has protein sequence MAEIILGIDPGSRNTGFSILTRKEGVLVAMRCDVIRLSHLDDHADRLQLIFERVSEIVRSFEPDACAVETPVYGVDPLAMLKLGRAQAAAMLAITSNGLAVTEYYPKEVKKSITGNGNADKKQVAYMLRQTVRLPDEDLPDDATDALAVAWCHLMKQSSDGRMQGGSRRKQQNRSVSSWEQFVKKNPDRVK, from the coding sequence ATGGCAGAAATCATCCTCGGCATCGACCCGGGCTCCCGCAACACCGGGTTCTCCATTCTGACCCGGAAGGAGGGGGTGCTGGTGGCCATGCGATGCGACGTAATACGCCTGTCCCACCTGGACGACCACGCCGACCGTCTGCAGCTTATCTTCGAGCGGGTATCCGAGATTGTCCGTTCCTTTGAACCGGACGCCTGCGCTGTGGAGACCCCCGTTTACGGGGTGGACCCCCTCGCCATGCTGAAACTGGGACGAGCCCAGGCCGCCGCCATGCTGGCCATCACCAGCAACGGCCTGGCAGTGACCGAATACTACCCCAAGGAAGTCAAGAAGTCCATCACAGGCAACGGCAACGCGGACAAAAAGCAGGTGGCGTACATGCTGCGGCAGACCGTCCGCCTTCCCGACGAAGACCTTCCCGACGACGCCACAGACGCCCTTGCCGTGGCCTGGTGCCACCTGATGAAACAGTCCTCCGACGGACGCATGCAAGGAGGCTCCCGCCGCAAGCAACAGAACCGCAGCGTTTCCAGCTGGGAGCAGTTCGTAAAAAAGAATCCCGACCGCGTCAAATAG
- a CDS encoding mannose-1-phosphate guanylyltransferase — protein MLHAIIMAGGSGTRFWPRSTRDRPKQFLRLFGERTMLQNTIDRLDPLIPSGRCWVVTNERYRELATNQVPDVPGDQVVGEPVARNTAPCVALAAALLLEKDPEATMAVLPADHLIGRPGEFRHILETAQKKVTANPDTLVTVGIRPDRPETGYGYIEFHDRASSREKISGQTVFEVLQFREKPDEATARAFLASGNFLWNSGMFVWKARTILEEFRRHMPQLGALLGPLQSALAEGRAEEGIASFYQACPSESIDYGIMEKSDSVHVVPGDFDWNDVGSWRAVYDLRPKDGEGNVLQTEHHALISSSGNLIQSESGKLVALVGMENTVVVETDRALLVCNLDRAQNVKQIVQQLEEDEETKQFL, from the coding sequence ATGTTACATGCCATCATTATGGCCGGAGGATCCGGCACTCGATTCTGGCCCCGCAGCACGCGGGATCGTCCCAAGCAATTCTTAAGGCTATTCGGCGAGCGGACCATGCTGCAGAACACCATTGATCGGCTCGATCCCCTCATTCCATCCGGGCGCTGCTGGGTGGTCACAAACGAACGCTACCGCGAGCTGGCGACCAATCAGGTCCCTGATGTGCCCGGCGATCAGGTCGTGGGAGAGCCCGTGGCCCGGAACACCGCACCCTGCGTAGCCCTGGCCGCAGCCCTGCTCCTCGAAAAGGACCCCGAGGCTACCATGGCCGTCCTGCCGGCGGACCACCTGATCGGCCGCCCAGGAGAGTTCCGCCACATACTGGAGACGGCACAGAAGAAGGTAACCGCTAATCCCGATACACTGGTGACCGTCGGCATCCGGCCCGACAGGCCCGAAACCGGCTATGGCTATATCGAATTTCACGACAGGGCCTCCTCCCGCGAGAAGATCAGCGGCCAGACGGTCTTCGAAGTGCTGCAGTTCCGGGAGAAACCCGATGAAGCTACTGCACGAGCCTTCCTCGCCTCAGGCAACTTCCTTTGGAACAGCGGCATGTTCGTATGGAAAGCACGTACCATCCTGGAGGAGTTCCGCCGCCACATGCCACAGCTCGGAGCACTTCTGGGACCCCTGCAGTCGGCCCTGGCCGAAGGCCGCGCCGAGGAGGGCATTGCATCCTTCTACCAGGCCTGCCCTTCCGAATCGATCGACTACGGCATCATGGAGAAATCCGATTCGGTGCATGTGGTTCCCGGCGACTTCGACTGGAACGATGTGGGCAGCTGGCGGGCAGTCTACGACCTCCGCCCAAAGGACGGGGAGGGTAACGTGTTGCAGACCGAACACCATGCCCTGATCTCCTCCTCGGGAAACCTGATACAGAGCGAAAGCGGCAAGCTGGTAGCCCTGGTGGGCATGGAGAACACCGTGGTCGTGGAAACCGACCGGGCGCTGCTGGTCTGCAATCTCGACCGGGCGCAGAATGTCAAGCAGATCGTACAGCAGCTGGAAGAAGACGAAGAGACGAAGCAATTCCTTTAG
- a CDS encoding PAS domain-containing protein, producing MEAINRVLQIREGKLALYYLAGVSGWLLFSNELINLLFSDAYLLLTLKNVNTWILAIASFGFLTMMIHGVWYRLQEKDKRIEQLLEERKLVVDLEKSELHDTLMRIFRKAPAPMAILTGESHTYEFANESYVRTMGQKKMVGKTVRQILPEAAKQGILEKLDRVYRSGKPHYDRGHALRIKSPGGIKTVYRDVVYNPMTDGTGEVYGIFVQFNDITDRVKAQKKLEQKLVNSKHFMDRLQDRTLGNFAIAQALFHLQSEETHESDTHLALEHKESRLQTLANIQELMGENGNVEQVPFHAFLHRHIKWLFNFYGRKQPDLHLLIDELPMDLDRAIAMGLVLNEVLFALVNCHHDEFSKMKVRTDSSDPRQTTLLITVNLGGDEIWETLDSVVSGRQTSLTGRLLRFVNAELEHAVTPRQSVLVMKYTDAYMEQPLIDYLNDERVRREISVENTPGEAA from the coding sequence ATGGAAGCTATCAACAGAGTTTTGCAAATCAGGGAGGGCAAACTGGCGCTCTACTACCTGGCAGGAGTAAGTGGCTGGCTGCTTTTTTCCAACGAGCTGATCAACCTGCTGTTCAGTGATGCCTACCTGCTGCTTACCCTGAAAAACGTGAACACCTGGATACTGGCCATCGCATCCTTTGGGTTCCTGACCATGATGATCCACGGAGTCTGGTACAGACTGCAGGAAAAGGATAAGAGGATTGAACAACTTCTAGAGGAGCGTAAGCTGGTCGTGGACCTGGAAAAGAGTGAGCTCCACGACACGCTCATGCGTATCTTTCGCAAGGCGCCTGCGCCCATGGCCATATTGACAGGCGAGAGCCACACCTACGAATTCGCAAATGAGTCCTATGTTCGAACCATGGGACAAAAAAAAATGGTAGGTAAAACCGTGCGGCAGATTTTGCCGGAGGCGGCCAAGCAGGGAATTTTAGAAAAACTGGACCGCGTCTACCGATCCGGCAAACCCCACTACGACCGCGGCCATGCGCTGCGTATCAAAAGTCCGGGTGGTATAAAAACTGTGTACCGGGATGTAGTCTATAATCCCATGACCGATGGGACCGGTGAAGTCTACGGGATCTTTGTGCAGTTCAACGACATTACAGATAGGGTGAAAGCGCAAAAAAAGCTGGAGCAAAAGCTGGTGAACAGTAAACATTTTATGGACAGGTTGCAGGATCGTACCTTGGGAAACTTTGCCATCGCGCAGGCCCTGTTCCACCTGCAGTCAGAGGAGACGCACGAAAGCGATACGCACCTGGCCCTGGAACACAAGGAGTCTCGCCTGCAGACCCTGGCCAACATCCAGGAGCTGATGGGCGAGAATGGAAACGTGGAACAAGTTCCCTTTCATGCTTTTCTTCACCGTCACATCAAGTGGCTGTTTAATTTCTACGGGCGCAAGCAGCCGGACCTTCACCTGTTGATCGACGAGCTTCCCATGGACCTGGATCGGGCCATTGCGATGGGTCTGGTGCTTAACGAAGTGCTCTTTGCACTGGTGAATTGCCACCACGACGAATTCAGTAAAATGAAAGTCCGGACCGACAGCTCGGATCCCCGACAGACAACGCTCCTAATTACGGTAAACCTGGGCGGTGATGAAATATGGGAGACCCTCGATTCGGTGGTGAGTGGAAGGCAGACCAGCCTTACCGGCCGACTTCTGCGCTTTGTGAACGCCGAACTTGAGCATGCGGTTACCCCCCGGCAGTCTGTGCTGGTAATGAAATACACGGACGCCTACATGGAGCAGCCTCTGATCGACTACCTGAACGATGAGCGCGTGCGTCGTGAAATATCTGTAGAGAACACGCCCGGGGAGGCAGCATGA
- a CDS encoding MBL fold metallo-hydrolase — protein sequence MGVPVAGAAVEGDSSGDPRDTRWRCSVWVQTGESSVVIDTSPEFRLQTLRSGLRRIDLVLITHEHMDHIAGLDDLRPYCYRQDQTLPLYATAQAGEAIHARFNYMFGPDRYPGATSLDIHLADAPFEFRDLCITPLPARHGSVDVLGYRLNDFSYLTDVKEIPERTRQRIRGSRVMVLSGLRWEPDHPTHLTIPQAVEIADELEVPRTYLIHMNSRVNHAESNRRLPDHVRLAYDQLRLEIPENPV from the coding sequence ATGGGCGTCCCTGTTGCCGGCGCAGCGGTCGAAGGGGATTCCTCCGGGGATCCCAGGGACACCCGCTGGCGATGTTCGGTCTGGGTGCAGACCGGGGAGAGCTCGGTGGTCATCGATACCAGTCCCGAATTTCGCCTGCAAACTCTCCGCAGCGGACTGCGCCGTATCGATCTGGTACTCATTACCCACGAGCATATGGACCACATTGCGGGCCTGGACGACCTGCGGCCTTACTGTTACCGACAGGACCAGACCCTTCCTCTTTACGCTACAGCCCAGGCCGGTGAGGCCATCCATGCGCGATTTAACTACATGTTTGGCCCCGACCGCTATCCCGGCGCCACCTCCCTCGACATCCACCTTGCAGACGCCCCCTTTGAGTTTCGTGACCTGTGTATTACGCCTCTTCCGGCACGTCACGGTTCGGTGGATGTGCTGGGGTACCGCCTGAATGACTTCTCCTATCTCACCGATGTGAAGGAGATTCCGGAGCGGACCCGCCAGCGTATTCGCGGGTCCAGGGTGATGGTACTAAGCGGACTACGATGGGAGCCGGACCACCCTACCCACCTGACCATTCCCCAGGCGGTGGAAATAGCGGATGAGCTGGAGGTGCCGCGCACCTACCTCATCCACATGAACAGCCGGGTCAATCACGCGGAGAGCAACCGTCGGCTGCCGGACCACGTGCGCCTGGCCTACGACCAGCTGCGCCTGGAAATCCCGGAGAACCCGGTCTAA
- the apaG gene encoding Co2+/Mg2+ efflux protein ApaG — protein MNCLVYFVAEIVYLWCVMYQQTYTEISNDISVEVKPIYLQDESSPLSRQHVFAYFVTVHNMGDLPVQLLHRHWEIHDSSGDRYNVDGEGVIGKQPQIAPGEGHSYNSFCVLKSYRGEMSGYYEMEREDGSRFKARIPRFLLVSHLLN, from the coding sequence ATGAATTGCCTCGTTTACTTCGTGGCCGAAATTGTTTATCTATGGTGCGTGATGTATCAACAGACCTATACCGAGATATCCAATGACATAAGTGTAGAGGTCAAGCCCATCTACCTGCAGGACGAATCGAGTCCCCTGTCCCGTCAACACGTATTTGCCTACTTTGTGACGGTTCACAATATGGGCGATCTGCCGGTTCAACTTCTACATCGGCACTGGGAGATCCACGACTCTTCCGGGGACCGGTATAACGTGGATGGTGAGGGTGTGATCGGCAAACAACCGCAGATCGCACCGGGCGAGGGCCACTCCTACAACTCCTTCTGTGTGCTGAAATCGTACCGGGGCGAAATGTCCGGGTACTATGAAATGGAGCGAGAAGACGGCAGTCGATTCAAGGCGCGCATTCCCCGCTTTTTGCTCGTGTCACATCTGCTCAACTGA